A genome region from Bufo gargarizans isolate SCDJY-AF-19 chromosome 2, ASM1485885v1, whole genome shotgun sequence includes the following:
- the LOC122926840 gene encoding charged multivesicular body protein 2a-like produces MRELDQEKQKLEQQEKKIITDIKMAKQGKMDAVKIMAKDLVRTRRYMKKFIMMRANIQAVSLKIQTLKSNNSMAQAMKGVSKAMATMNRQLKLPQIQKIMMEFEKQSEIMDMKEEMMNDAIDDTMGDEDDEEETDAVVSQVLDELGLTLTDKLSNLPSTGGSLSVAGAKKGEPTAALADADADLEERLNNLRRD; encoded by the exons ATGAGGGAGCTCGACCAAGAGAAGCAGAAACTGGAGCAACAAGAGAAGAAAATCATAACCGACATTAAGATGGCCAAACAGGGGAAAATG GATGCTGTCAAAATTATGGCTAAGGATTTGGTCCGAACGCGGCGATACATGAAGAAGTTCATAATGATGCGGGCAAACATCCAGGCCGTGTCTCTCAAGATCCAGACCCTAAAGTCTAACAACTCCATGGCCCAGGCTATGAAAGGGGTTTCTAAAGCCATGGCCACCATGAACAGACAG TTGAAGCTTCCTCAGATCCAGAAGATAATGATGGAATTTGAAAAGCAATCAGAAATTATGGACATGAAGGAGGAAATGATGAATGATGCCATTGACGACACCATGGGTGACGAAGACGATGAAGAGGAGAC TGATGCTGTGGTCTCTCAAGTCCTGGATGAATTGGGCCTCACACTGACTGATAAGCTGTcca ACCTTCCCAGTACAGGAGGGTCCCTCAGTGTGGCCGGGGCCAAGAAAGGAGAACCCACAGCTGCTTTAGCCGATGCTGATGCAGATCTGGAGGAGCGGCTGAACAATCTGCGACGGGACTAA